TGGGCAAATGCAAAAACAAATTCTGCAATTGACGCACATTTAGCAGAGCGTTCAATTCGCAATCACGGCACCACATCACACAAAACATTTCGAGGACTAGAACCAGACTCTGCATTGTTCGTGTCCGGCCGAACCGGGGCTGCCTTGAAAATCAGTGTCAAGGTAAGAGATGGTCAAACTTACTATAGCTGCAACCAACTAAGTAGGCTCATTACTAGGCTGTTTGAACTCTCGGGAGCACAGGGAGTAACTGCACAATCTGGTAGACGAACATTAGCCTGCAAAATGGCGAAACATGGAATTAAGTACAGCTACATAGGTGAAGTCTTAGGCATTGAAAGCCTAGAAGCGGTAAAAAGATTGTGCCAAGGCTCGCCTCCATGCTTCAAAACAATCATGAAATCGATTTATAAGTGAATCGCCCCTGGTTTCGCCAACCCCGCAACCGTTGATACACCGTCGAGAAGGGCCGAAGCGTTCGGGCTTATTTCGCCACGCAGCGCCCTAACAGAGTACCCAGAGCGCGCCATCAAGCATTAGGCGGTCGCTCAAGCGGGGCCGCCCTAGGCCGTGGGTTTCCGTGAAGAAATCGGCGACCAGAGTCCAGGCCTCATATGAGAGTTCGTAACGCTTTACGGATACCGTCATCGCTCTGCGCGGTCAGCGAATAAATCCAGTAGTCGGCTGTCTCCGTTCGACGCGAATTTTTCTCCGGGTTTGGCGATGGGCGGTCTTTGAAGCCGAAGCGGACTCTGAGCCGCTTTCCGCTCTTACACAGGAAGTCGGCGTAGTCACGACCGTTTCGCGTGACGCTCAGGTCGTTGCTTGCGGCTACTGCGAGTAACCGCTGTCGAGTTCGAATCAGCCCAGCATCAATCGCGGCCTGCATGGCGCTCTTCAGCCGCCTAGCATGTTCGATCGCCTCCCGGTCCATTTGGGCTACTGATGGCTTTTTGCAATCGGAGCCTACGGTCAACAGCGCGAGGATGGCAACTCGCGCGTGTAGTAAAGCAGTCCCCAAAAACGCACCGGCCCCATTTCTCGACTACTGTTTGATGGCTATTGGCCTTGCTATCTGAGGCTTACATGGGATCGGGAGCGGACGGATATGCGGGTTGCACGGCTACAGATTGAGAATTTTCGGGGTATTAAGCGTGCGGATGTCTTGTTGCCCAAGCATGCCGTTATCGTCGGTGACAACAACATCGGTAAGTCTACGCTGCTGGAGGCGATTGATCTCGTCCTAGGCCCCGAGCGACTCTCGCGTCGGCCGGTGATCGATGAGCACGATTTTTATGCGGGGGAATATGTCGATCCACAGAGGCAGCCAGTCAACATCACCATTGAAGCAGTGATCACTGATCTGAACCTGGATCAGGAAATGCGCTTCCGGGATCACATAGAGTGGTGGGATAACGGTACGGGAGATCTGCTCGGTGGCCCGCCAGCAGAGGGTACTGACGAACAGATGGTTCAGGCCTGTTTACGCGTCGTTTTTGTCGGCAACTACGACGCTGATGAGGATGATTTCACTGGCACCACGTACTTCTGCTCGCCGATGAAACAGGATGGGTCCTACGATTTCTTCAGGACGGCCGATAAGCGTGTCTGTGGATTTCTGTACCTGCGCACGATCCGAACCGGCAGTCGTGCGTTGAGCCTCGAGCGTGGCTCGCTCCTGGACATTATTTTGCGGTTGCAGGACGACAAGAACTTCAAGATCTGGGAAGGACTCCTAGTCGAGCTTCGACAGTTGCAGGTTGCAGCTGATCCAGAGATTGGGATCAACGACATCCTGGCGAATGTGCAGGCCTCAATCCGCGGCTACATGCCCAGCGATGACGGCAGCGATCCCCAAATGCGAGTCACGCAACTGACACGTGAGTCTCTGCGGAAAGCGTTAACTGTCTTCATGGCAACCGGGGCTCAGCGCAGTGATGGCGAAGCGCATGCAGCACCATTCCAGAGCCAAGGCACCGGTACTATTAGGCTCTGTACGAAAAGAGATGTCGCAAACATCGCATGGAACAAGCCAGCGAGACCATGGCGGCATAGCTTTTTGCGAGCTTGTCGAAGCGTGTCACGATCCGGCGGTTCTCTTTCAGCCAGCCGAACATGCGTTCGATGATGTTGCGCTGTCGATACTTGGGGCGGTCAAACAGCCTGGGTAAGCCAGGCTTGGGCTTGCGCTTCATCGAACGCATCGGAATGACGGGTTGCATTCGATATTGGTCGCAGTAGCGGCGCAGCGCTTCGGCGTCGTAGCCCTTGTCGGCAAGCAACCACTTGCAGCGTTTACGCGGGCGGCCTCGTTGGCTCGATGGAATGCTGACTTCGTCCAGCAGAGGTTGCGCGTAGCTGATGTCACTGGCTTGGCCGCCAGAGAGGAGGAAGCGCAACGGTGTCCCGTTGGCGTCGCAGAGCATGTGAATCTTGGTTGTCAGGCCACCGCGACTGCGGCCTAGAGCGTGATCGGCAGGCTCGTCAGGCCCCCTTTTTTCCCGGCGCCAGAAGAGGCTCGGGTTGCGCGTACTGCGGTTGAGTCGATCATCCAGGTTTGCAAATCAATCAAGCCTTGCTCATTCAGTCTCAGGTGCAAGCGTTTGAGCATCTGATCGAATGTGCCCTGGTTTCGCCAGCCCCGGAACCGTTGATACACCGTTGACCAAGGGCCAAAGCGTTCCGGCATATCTCGCCACGCTGCACCCGAACAAAGTACCCAAAGCACGCCATCGAGCATCAGACGGTCGCTCAGGCGGGGCCGCCCCCGGCAATGGGTTTCTGTGAAGAGATCGGCGACCACAGTCCAAGCCTCATCCGAGAGTTCGTAACGCTTTGCCATCACAGAATTCCTTTCCGTAGATGGCCGGGAACCCTACAGAAATTCAGCGTCCGAAGGGTGGCGATTGGGTTTCTCGGGATTTCGTACAGAGCCTAACATGATGGTATTGGCACTTCTGTCGCTAATCGCGGAACTGAAGCAAAACGTGATTTTTGCGATGGAGGAGCCTGAGATAGCAATCCCGCCGCACATTCAGAAACGCATCATCAACGGCGTGCGCAGCAAGTCAGCCCAGGCGCTGTTTACCTCGCATTCGCCCTACGTGCTCGAAGAGTTCGAACCCGAGCAAGTTATCGTCATCAGCCGAAACGATGGGGAACTGAGTGCCATGCCTGCAGGGCTACCGCCGGGCATCAAAGCAAAAATGTACCGGCAGGACATGCGGCTGCGTGTTTGTGAGGCCCTTCTGGCACGTCGGGTACTGATTGCAGAAGGCCGGACAGAATACGACGCTTGGCCCGCCGTAGCTCGACTGCTTCATCAGCAGGAGCCAGAGTCATTCATGCCGCTTGAGGCCTTGGGCATTCCAATCATCGATGCGACGACAGATTCCCTGATCGCGCCGATGGGGGCTTATTACCGCAGACTCGGAAAGAAGGTCTACGCCGTGTTCGACGAACAGTCACCCGAGCAGCTCGAAGCTATCAAGGCGTCGGTTGACTACCCCTATCAGGCGCCTCAAAAAGGTTTCGAGAACGTCGTTCTCAAAGGAACCGATGAGGAAGTTTTGCGTGGCTGGGTAGCGTCTTTGATCGACAGCGGTGCTTGGCCTTCAGACTTAAAGGACAAGGCCCCGGGCCCTGATGCCACGAAGGATGAGGTAGTAGTGATTCTAGGGGTGCTGCTGAAGCGCTGGAAAGGCGATGGTGCTGCTGCCAGTTTGCTTTGTACCGCCATGACCCGACACCACCTGCCGGAATTCATTGTCAGTACCCTCGAGAGCATTACAGCCACAATTGTCCCCAAGAAGCCCGAGCCTGAACCTCCAGAACTGGATGATGACCTTCTCGATTTGGTCGGGCCTTAACAGATGATGGTGCTTGATCAGTCTCGACGGGATGTTATCGAATCCCCCAGCCATCTGATTGTGATGGGGGGGCCTGGCTCAGGGAAAACCACAGTCGCATTGCTTAAAGCTGAAGCATTTCTAGGCCGACTAGACCTCACAGAGTATCAGCAGGTGCTGTTCCTGAGCTTCGCCAGAGCAACGGTCGCAAGGGTTGCGGAACAGGCTGGGAAAATGCTGCCGAAACTCGAGCAGGCTCGGCTCGAGGTCAACACCTACCATGGCTTCACGTGGAATTTGCTACGCAGCCATGGCTACTTGCTCCGCAACGGTCGGCCCTTATCGCTGCTTCCTCCGCCAGAGGCTGCAGCCCGATTGTCCACATTGAGCGAAGAACAGATAGCCTTGGAGAAAATCAGGCTGCTCGAGGAGGAGGGACTGTTGCACTTCGACCTGTTCGCCGGCAATGCTGCCATGTTGCTGGAGAGAAGCAAGTCGCTGCAGCGCATCTACGGCAACACCTATCCACTTGTCATACTCGACGAGTTCCAGGACACGAACGAGGATGAGTGGCGTTTCATTCGAGCGCTGACTCGACATAGCCAGGTGCTGGCTTTGGCTGACCCGGAACAACGAATCTACGAATTCCGCGGTGCTAGTGCTAACAGGATTCAAGAATTCGAAGACGCCTACCGCCCCGCCTCCTTTTCTTTTGGAATGGAAAATCACCGGAGCACAGGGACCGACATCGTGCAGTTCAGCAACGATCTGCTGACAGGAGCCAATAAGAGCAGAGCCTACACCCATGTGTCGGTGACACCCTATGCGCCGCGCAAAGGGATGCTTCATCGGGCTTTCAAATTTGCCGTTCTGACCGCCATTGCACGGTTGAACAGAGGCGAACGTGATTGGTCGCTAGCAATTCTGGTGCCCAGCAAGAGCTTCATGGCAGAGGTTTCCGCGTATCTGTCGAGTGACTCGGATAATTTGCCGAGACTTTCCCATGAGGTAGCGTTCGACCAATAGGCTGCGGCGCTTTCTGCTACGGCTATCGCCGCGCTTCTCGAGGGCGGCGCGACTGCAGAGATCATTACTGAACGGCTGCTCAGAAATTTATGTGCTCACCTGCGTGGTAGGAAAGGCGAGAAGGCCCCCAGCAAACCGCATTTGGAATTGGTGCTCGCCCTAGAGCAGTTGTTCGGTGGACAAGCTCTTCGTCGAGTGCCGCACAAGCGGGTTCTTGCTGCCGCGCAGGTCATCGCGGTCCAGCGTCTTGATCTGCAATTGACTGGCGCCCCCCAGCTTGACTGGATTGCCGCGCGCCAGCTGCTGGATTCAAGCACCGAGCAGGTCTTCAATCAGATAGGTATCGATGGCCGCTATGTGCGCTTGCTGGGGAAGGGATCCCTACTTCGAAGCCGCTTGAGCGAATTGTGGCGCTCAGCCGAGGGTTACCCAGGAGCAGAGAGGCTAGTACGAGATGCTCTTATTCAGGATCACTTCCAAGCTGTCACCAAGGACTGGAAGGGTCTCCATCTCATGACCATGCACAAGTCAAAGGGAAAGGAATTCACGGAGGTCATTCTTTATGAGGGCGTCATGAAGGGACGCTTTTTACCGGCCGAAGCAACTCCAGATCGCGTGCGCCAGGCCCGTTTGGCCATGCGTGTCGCTGCCACCCGTGCTATGCAGAAAGTGACCATTTTGACGCCGACTGGACGAAATCGCTGCCCGTTGCTTTGAATGCAAAAGGATTCATCAAATGGTGAAACCGCCTGGGATCATCGGGTCATTACCGACGTGCGACTGATTGGGCGTAGATGCCCGCCAGGTGTAGGTTTTCGAATTAAATGCGAAACTTTGGATATTAATGCGACCAGTTTGGTGGTGCAGGCTCATCCTGGCCGTGCCTAAAGCCTCCAATCTCATATCCAAGTGATAGTCGATGTACGCAGTGGCCTTGGCGCGGATTCTCTTGTTCCGCCGATAGAGTGCGATGCCTACACGTATTTGTGTACCACGAGGCGCAGGCCTCTGGCTGTCACGCCGAAGAAATCGAGCGGCTTCGTCAAATCGCAGAATCACAGTTCCGAGCGGTGAACGAGTATCAGCTCAGAGCCTTGGGTTGCCATTCTCGAAAGCCCCACTGATAGGATTGACCAAATCGGCCCCCGTTGTGGGCACATGACTGCCCCCCAAGACACTCAACATGCCATGCATGTCCGGAGAGATCAGTTCCTGCCAAAGTGCGCAGACCGGCCCAAGAAATGACTTGAGCCGGTCCTACACTAAATGGTTTAGGCGGTAGCCGGCTTACCAGCTAGC
The genomic region above belongs to Pseudomonas sp. PSKL.D1 and contains:
- a CDS encoding ATP-dependent nuclease, with protein sequence MMVLALLSLIAELKQNVIFAMEEPEIAIPPHIQKRIINGVRSKSAQALFTSHSPYVLEEFEPEQVIVISRNDGELSAMPAGLPPGIKAKMYRQDMRLRVCEALLARRVLIAEGRTEYDAWPAVARLLHQQEPESFMPLEALGIPIIDATTDSLIAPMGAYYRRLGKKVYAVFDEQSPEQLEAIKASVDYPYQAPQKGFENVVLKGTDEEVLRGWVASLIDSGAWPSDLKDKAPGPDATKDEVVVILGVLLKRWKGDGAAASLLCTAMTRHHLPEFIVSTLESITATIVPKKPEPEPPELDDDLLDLVGP
- a CDS encoding 3'-5' exonuclease — translated: MLALEQLFGGQALRRVPHKRVLAAAQVIAVQRLDLQLTGAPQLDWIAARQLLDSSTEQVFNQIGIDGRYVRLLGKGSLLRSRLSELWRSAEGYPGAERLVRDALIQDHFQAVTKDWKGLHLMTMHKSKGKEFTEVILYEGVMKGRFLPAEATPDRVRQARLAMRVAATRAMQKVTILTPTGRNRCPLL
- a CDS encoding tyrosine-type recombinase/integrase yields the protein MNNFSKSSVLTNTQVAHAANLAKSISHENGNRDAALVLTCFSSGLTITEIARLTIKDYLAANGEVLHESEVREKISYNGRSRPLFWANAKTNSAIDAHLAERSIRNHGTTSHKTFRGLEPDSALFVSGRTGAALKISVKVRDGQTYYSCNQLSRLITRLFELSGAQGVTAQSGRRTLACKMAKHGIKYSYIGEVLGIESLEAVKRLCQGSPPCFKTIMKSIYK
- a CDS encoding IS5 family transposase (programmed frameshift); amino-acid sequence: MAKRYELSDEAWTVVADLFTETHCRGRPRLSDRLMLDGVLWVLCSGAAWRDMPERFGPWSTVYQRFRGWRNQGTFDQMLKRLHLRLNEQGLIDLQTWMIDSTAVRATRASSGAGKRGPDEPADHALGRSRGGLTTKIHMLCDANGTPLRFLLSGGQASDISYAQPLLDEVSIPSSQRGRPRKRCKWLLADKGYDAEALRRYCDQYRMQPVIPMRSMKRKPKPGLPRLFDRPKYRQRNIIERMFGWLKENRRIVTRFDKLAKSYAAMVSLACSMRCLRHLFSYRA
- a CDS encoding UvrD-helicase domain-containing protein; this encodes MMVLDQSRRDVIESPSHLIVMGGPGSGKTTVALLKAEAFLGRLDLTEYQQVLFLSFARATVARVAEQAGKMLPKLEQARLEVNTYHGFTWNLLRSHGYLLRNGRPLSLLPPPEAAARLSTLSEEQIALEKIRLLEEEGLLHFDLFAGNAAMLLERSKSLQRIYGNTYPLVILDEFQDTNEDEWRFIRALTRHSQVLALADPEQRIYEFRGASANRIQEFEDAYRPASFSFGMENHRSTGTDIVQFSNDLLTGANKSRAYTHVSVTPYAPRKGMLHRAFKFAVLTAIARLNRGERDWSLAILVPSKSFMAEVSAYLSSDSDNLPRLSHEVAFDQ